The Cricetulus griseus strain 17A/GY chromosome 9, alternate assembly CriGri-PICRH-1.0, whole genome shotgun sequence genome has a segment encoding these proteins:
- the LOC100770986 gene encoding pregnancy-specific glycoprotein 22 isoform X2 encodes MALSSVLLYKGYTLWQGLLLTASLLTCWHLSTTAKVTIESVPSPVIEGENVLFSAKNLPENLLAFAWYKRVKSMRFGIGLFSLTSNLSATGPGYSGRETLYRNGSLWLTNVTTKDKGFYTLRTINRSGKVVSTTRMFLRVYSSLFTCGRPHPSALPTIELVPPNFPEGENVLLLAHNLPTNLKALFWYKGVTALRKFEIARHIRAPDLSVQGPAHSGREALFRNGSLMFYNVLWKDNGFYTLRILTTDLKTEIAHVQLQIDTTLSTCCRDLTSAQVTIESKPRYVAEGGSVLLLVHNLPEDLQAFFWYKSVYRTDIFKIAEYSSAIKSTIWGLAHSQRELVYTNGSLLLQNVTNEDAGLYMLETLNRDSKIEKAFVQLHVKKPVTQPFVRLSDTTVTVQSSVVLTCFSADPGISTHWILNKKSLQLTERMKLSKTKCQLTIDPVRREDAGEYKCEVSNPVSSKMSLPVRLTVRKKLLLSSHTIAEWGTSSSKGYKVEKS; translated from the exons ATGGCTTTGTCCTCTGTGCTTCTCTACAAGGGCTACACACTCTGGCAAGGACTTCTGCTCACTG CCTCCCTTCTAACCTGCTGGCATCTGTCCACCACTGCCAAAGTCACTATTGAGTCAGTGCCATCTCCAGTGATTGAAGGGGAAAATGTTCTTTTCAGTGCCAAAAATCTACCAGAGAATCTTCTTGCTTTTGCCTGGTACAAAAGAGTGAAGTCAATGAGGTTCGGAATTGGACTATTTTCCCTGACCTCTAATCTAAGTGCAACGGGGCCTGGATACAGTGGTAGAGAAACTTTGTATCGCAATGGATCCCTGTGGCTCACAAATGTCACCACGAAGGACAAAGGATTCTATACCCTAAGAACAATAAATAGAAGTGGAAAAGTTGTATCTACAACAAGGATGTTCCTACGTGTGTACA gCTCCCTTTTCACCTGTGGGCGCCCTCACCCCTCTGCCCTGCCTACTATTGAATTAGTGCCGCCCAATTTTCCTGAAGGGGAAAATGTTCTTCTACTTGCTCACAATCTTCCAACAAATCTTAAAGCCCTTTTCTGGTACAAAGGGGTGACTGCGCTCAGGAAGTTTGAGATTGCCCGACATATAAGAGCCCCAGATTTAAGTGTGCAGGGACCTGCACACAGTGGTAGAGAAGCATTGTTCAGGAATGGATCCCTGATGTTCTACAATGTCCTCTGGAAAGACAACGGATTCTACACCCTACGAATTCTGACTACAGATCTGAAAACGGAAATAGCACACGTGCAGCTCCAGATAGACA ccACCCTTTCTACGTGTTGTAGAGATCTCACCTCTGCTCAAGTCACAATTGAATCAAAGCCTCGCTATGTTGCTGAAGGGGGAAGTGTTCTTCTCTTAGTTCATAATCTGCCAGAAGATCTTCAAGCATTTTTCTGGTACAAATCGGTGTATAGGACAGACATCTTTAAAATTGCAGAATACAGCAGTGCCATAAAATCCACCATCTGGGGGCTTGCACATAGCCAAAGAGAATTGGTGTACACCAATGGATCCCTGCTTCTCCAGAATGTCACTAATGAAGATGCAGGATTGTACATGCTAGAAACTTTAAACAGAGACTCGAAAATTGAAAAAGCATTTGTACAACTCCATGTGAAGA AGCCTGTGACACAGCCCTTCGTGCGACTCTCTGACACCACAGTCACAGTACAAAGCTCTGTGGTCCTCACATGCTTCTCAGCTGACCCTGGAATCTCCACCCATTGGATCCTCAATAAGAAgagtcttcaactcacagagaggATGAAGCTGTCCAAGACAAAGTGCCAACTCACTATAGATCCTGTCAGGAGAGAGGATGCTGGAGAGTATAAATGTGAGGTCTCCAACCCAGTCAGTTCAAAGATGAGTCTTCCAGTCAGGCTGACTGTGAGGAAAAAATTACTTCTTTCCTCTCATACTATAGCAGAGTGGGGAACTTCCTcatcaaagggatacaaagtgGAGAAAAGTTAA